In the Gossypium arboreum isolate Shixiya-1 chromosome 10, ASM2569848v2, whole genome shotgun sequence genome, one interval contains:
- the LOC108471794 gene encoding disease resistance protein RUN1-like isoform X1: MASSSSSSRQMKHQVFLSFRGEDTRLDFTVHLLQALKDKGLNVIFDEEKLEKGEQLSQAIAASDLSILVLSKDYASSKSCLAELSDIMDRKRKPTDKHIVLPIFYQVDPSDVRNIGGTFKTSFEEHESKRPIEDVKRWKAAFAEIGASKGWHIGGKSDGFETEYIKDVVEYVLKKLKSNCRSVSEELVGIDDQKKKLLVLIEQAGIHVIGLWGMSGIGKTTLADAVYKEVSPKFECRLFLQNISEKIKNQGNESLRNELLSKLLNNTPSIGHPYQERLNNKKILLVFDDVSDPDQINFMGVKYFGPGSKIIVTSRDIQVLRNGGANHIHEVKKLNMNDSFQLFSTYAFQLLNVPVDFKYLSFKFVEYAQGNPLALKVLGLKLYTKSIKEWKSEVTKLKQCGEIKFSHIFKSSLDGLDKEEKDIFLDVACIFKGQHLNYVEKVLSNYYKGARCGISKLVDKCLLEVKYESISMHDMLEEMGKDIVMQESECLGKRSRLWNCKDVEEVIRYDKGTDLIKGIKVDMTEVDSLQFCATAFEKMHKLRYINISFPEKMLWLKKLYANQVDSIFLPDELRFLRWDVYPFKFLSDFNPKNLVVLKLLHGNMDQLWNEDDDMNLTNLRKLTFHIARI, from the exons ATGGcgtcttcttcatcttcttctcgTCAAATGAAGCATCAAGTTTTCTTAAGCTTCAGAGGTGAAGACACGCGCCTTGACTTTACCGTTCATCTACTCCAAGCTTTGAAAGACAAGGGACTGAATGTCATCTTCGATGAAGAAAAACTAGAGAAAGGGGAGCAACTTTCACAAGCAATTGCAGCCTCAGATCTCTCAATCCTCGTTTTATCTAAAGACTATGCTTCTTCAAAATCATGCTTAGCTGAACTTTCTGACATCATGGATCGCAAGCGCAAGCCGACTGACAAACATATTGTTCTTCCCATCTTTTACCAGGTTGATCCTTCTGATGTGCGAAATATTGGTGGGACTTTTAAGACATCCTTCGAAGAGCATGAATCAAAGAGACCAATTGAAGACGTGAAGCGATGGAAAGCCGCCTTCGCTGAAATCGGAGCATCAAAAGGGTGGCATATAGGAGGCAAATCCGATGg atTTGAAACTGAGTACATTAAAGATGTCGTCGAATATGTTTTAAAAAAGTTGAAGAGCAATTGTAGAAGTGTCTCTGAAGAATTGGTGGGAATAGATGATCAAAAAAAGAAGCTTTTGGTGTTAATTGAGCAAGCGGGCATCCATGTAATAGGACTTTGGGGAATGAGTGGTATAGGCAAAACTACCCTTGCTGATGCTGTATATAAGGAAGTCTCTCCAAAGTTTGAATGTCGTTTGTTTCTTCAAAACATTAGTGAGAAAATAAAAAATCAGGGGAATGAATCTTTACGAAATGAACTTCTTTCCAAACTATTAAACAATACCCCTTCCATAGGACACCCTTACCAAGAGAGGctgaataataaaaaaatactaCTTGTCTTTGATGATGTTAGTGACCCAGACCAAATAAATTTCATGGGTGTTAAATATTTTGGTCCTGGAAGTAAAATCATTGTAACATCTAGAGATATACAAGTACTTAGGAATGGAGGAGCGAACCACATACATGAGGTAAAGAAGTTAAATATGAACGACTCTTTTCAACTTTTTTCTACATATGCATTTCAATTGTTGAATGTCCCAGTTGATTTCAAATATCTATCATTCAAGTTTGTAGAATATGCCCAAGGTAATCCACTTGCTCTTAAAGTTCTGGGTTTGAAATTATATACAAAGTCTATAAAAGAGTGGAAGAGCGAGGTGACTAAACTAAAGCAATGTGgagaaataaaattttcacatatttttaaGAGTAGCTTAGATGGGCTGGATAAGGAAGAGAAGGATATATTTCTTGACGTAGCATGCATCTTTAAAGGGCAACACTTGAATTATGTAGAAAAAGTTCTAAGTAATTATTATAAAGGTGCAAGATGTGGAATAAGTAAGTTGGTCGACAAGTGCCTACTTGAGGTCAAATATGAATCTATTTCTATGCATGATATGCTTGAAGAGATGGGTAAAGACATTGTTATGCAAGAATCTGAATGCCTTGGAAAGCGCAGTAGATTATGGAATTGTAAAGATGTGGAAGAAGTGATCAGATATGATAAA GGGACTGACCTAATTAAAGGAATAAAGGTAGACATGACTGAGGTTGATAGTCTACAGTTTTGTGCTACTGCTTTTGAGAAGATGCATAAGCTTAGATATATCAACATCAGCTTTCCTGAGAAAATGTTATGGCTTAAGAAGCTATATGCAAATCAAGTTGATAGTATATTTCTTCCTGATGAGCTAAGGTTTCTCCGTTGGGATGTTTACCCTTTCAAATTTTTATCCGATTTTAATCCAAAGAATCTTGTCGTGTTGAAATTATTACATGGCAACATGGATCAACTTTGGAATGAAGATGATGATATG AACCTTACTAATTTAAGGAAATTGACGTTTCATATTGCAAGAATTTAA
- the LOC108473234 gene encoding disease resistance protein RPV1-like has product MASSSSSPRQVKHQVFLSFRGEDTRVNFTAHLLQALKDKGWNVFFDDDTLKKGEKISSALSNAIVASVLSIIILSKDYASSNSCLSELSDIMDRKRNPTDKYIVLPIFYHVNPSHVQKIGGTFKTSFQKHESKQPADRVQRWKSAFQEVGALKGWHIGGKSDRYETEYIKDVVEYISKELDSNCTSVSEELVGIDDQKKIILGLIEEEHSRVIGLWGMGGIGKTTLADVVYSEICQNFESHLFLRNVSEKIKNVGNESLRNELFSKLLNQKGICINSPSIGHPYQDRLNNKKVLVVLDDVSNPDQIEFMGVRHFGPESKIIVTSRDKQVLKNGRANHIHEVKKLNENDSLQLFSTFAFKLLNPAADFQDLSCKFVGYAQGNPLSLKVLGSKLYTKSRKEWESEVDSLKQYAEPKMSHILKSSLDGLRELEKNIFLDIACFFKGEKMDTVEKILSNYYMGAMSGIRNLVDKCLLDSIDCYSMHDMLEEIGKDIVRQECKEDPGKRSRLWFPEDVDQVLRYNKVSVNCIYIVFYYFLYLFYGTISIEGIKLDMFQTDELQLCPSVFENMLNLKYICFYDSKIEKGYRNLKFLVDQVDSISLPNKLRYLCWDYFPLKTLSSFNPKHLVMLILRRGNMEQLWNENEHMNLVNLREINVSNCKKLRKIPNLSSAINLELLDCSYCGSLVELPCLNHLASRDEDKLRLEGCYSLKKFPQVPSHFCYLDLRETEIEEVPDSIKYLHKLERLLLSKSKVEKVSINISKLELLIELNLSECPMVEFPKIPRSLTWLDLSGTGIEEAALSLDSSSNLQYLNMSGSNIQKLICTLFGSREFPTVDLPTPSLRSKILNHMRMDRCESLQLLSELPPYMQTLNVQYCTSLEEVSFADQTLYQFDSLGDDLFGMLFCNCINLNQESIDNIEENAMLKIGSLAKKWAARYDWKFQREDLPRLICCFPGNKISADKFKCQRINSSLSLKIAPKRDSGSRFLVFAICLVADLTHCHRFKYLTCICEYHLTAAGGGDSKSYISKISFFDCSEPNKYKGDHVFILSSNDMVEEDKNYEEASFKFYIINNDDEVNEEEDYNKVERCGVHVFYVDAIEKRVAGNKRSFSHDGEEGDGGLKRLK; this is encoded by the exons ATGGCGTCTTCTTCATCTTCTCCTCGTCAAGTGAAACATCAAGTTTTCTTGAGCTTCAGAGGTGAAGACACGCGCGTTAACTTCACCGCTCATCTACTCCAAGCTTTGAAAGACAAGGGATGGAATGTCTTCTTCGATGACGATACACTAAAGAAAGGGGAGAAAATTTCATCAGCACTTTCGAATGCAATTGTGGCCTCAGTTCTCTCGATCATCATTTTATCTAAAGACTATGCTTCTTCAAATTCATGCTTAAGTGAACTTTCTGACATCATGGACCGCAAGCGCAATCCTACTGACAAATATATTGTTCTTCCCATCTTTTACCATGTTAATCCTTCCCATGTGCAAAAAATTGGTGGGACTTTTAAGACATCCTTCCAAAAGCATGAATCAAAGCAGCCAGCTGATAGAGTTCAACGATGGAAATCTGCTTTTCAAGAGGTCGGTGCATTAAAAGGGTGGCATATAGGAGGCAAATCCGATAG ATATGAAACAGAGTACATTAAAGATGTAGTTGAATATATTTCAAAAGAGTTGGATAGCAATTGTACAAGTGTTTCTGAAGAATTGGTTGGAATAGATGATCAAAAAAAGATAATTTTGGGGCTGATTGAGGAAGAGCATAGCCGTGTAATAGGACTTTGGGGAATGGGTGGTATTGGCAAAACTACCCTTGCTGATGTTGTGTATAGTGAAATCTGCCAAAATTTTGAAAGTCATTTGTTTCTGCGAAATGTTAGTGAGAAAATAAAAAATGTAGGGAATGAATCTTTACGAAATGAACTTTTTTCCAAATTATTAAACCAAAAAGGAATTTGTATTAACAGCCCTTCCATAGGACACCCTTACCAAGACAGGTTGAACAATAAAAAAGTACTTGTTGTCCTTGATGATGTTAGTAACCCAGACCAAATAGAATTTATGGGTGTTAGACATTTTGGTCCAGAAAGTAAAATCATTGTAACATCTAGAGATAAACAGGTACTTAAAAATGGAAGAGCTAACCACATACATGAGGTGAAGAAGTTGAATGAGAATGATTCTCTTCAACTTTTTTCTACATTTGCATTTAAGTTGTTGAATCCCGCAGCTGATTTTCAAGATCTATCATGCAAGTTTGTAGGATATGCCCAAGGTAATCCACTTTCTCTTAAAGTTTTGGGTTCAAAACTATATACAAAGTCTAGAAAAGAGTGGGAGAGCGAAGTGGATAGTCTAAAGCAATATGCCGAGccaaaaatgtcacatattttgAAGAGTAGCTTAGATGGGTTGCGTGAGCTCGAAAAGAATATATTTCTTGACATAGCATGCTTCTTTAAAGGAGAAAAAATGGATACCGTAGAAAAAATTCTAAGTAATTATTATATGGGTGCAATGAGTGGAATAAGAAACTTAGTCGACAAGTGCTTACTTGATAGCATTGATTGTTATTCTATGCATGACATGCTTGAAGAAATTGGCAAGGACATTGTTCGCCAAGAATGTAAAGAAGACCCGGGAAAGCGTAGCAGGTTATGGTTTCCTGAAGACGTAGATCAAGTTCTCAGATATAATAAAGTAAGCGTTAATTGTATATACATCGTTTTCTATTATTTtctatatttgttttat GGGACCATATCAATTGAAGGAATAAAATTAGACATGTTTCAAACGGATGAGCTGCAGTTATGTCCATCTGTTTTTGAGAACATGCTTAATCTTAAATATATTTGCTTCTATGATTCAAAGATTGAGAAGGGCTATCGAAATTTGAAGTTTCTTGTAGACCAAGTTGATAGTATATCTCTTCCTAATAAGCTAAGGTATCTTTGTTGGGATTATTTTCCCCTTAAAACTTTATCAAGTTTTAATCCAAAGCATCTTGTCATGTTGATATTACGAAGAGGCAATATGGAACAACTTTGGAATGAAAATGAGCATATG AACCTTGTTAATTTAAGGGAAATTAACGTCTCAAATTGCAAAAAATTAAGGAAGATACCTAATCTTTCAAGTGCCATCAACCTTGAACTCCTTGATTGCTCTTACTGTGGAAGTTTGGTTGAACTTCCTTGCCTCAATCATTTGGCATCTCGTGATGAGGATAAGCTTCGCCTTGAGGGATGTTATAGTCTCAAGAAGTTTCCTCAGGTCCCAAGTCACTTTTGTTATTTAGATTTACGAGAAACTGAAATAGAAGAAGTACCTGATTCAATTAAGTATCTCCACAAACTTGAAAGATTGTTGTTGAGCAAATCAAAGGTAGAAAAAGTATCGATCAATATTTCAAAGTTGGAACTCCTTATTGAATTGAATCTTAGTGAATGCCCAATGGTCGAATTCCCAAAGATCCCGAGAAGCTTAACATGGTTAGACTTATCTGGAACTGGAATTGAAGAAGCTGCCTTGTCGTTAGACTCTTCAAGTAATCTTCAATACTTAAATATGAGCGGCTCAAATATTCAAAAGCTAATTTGCACCCTGTTCGGTTCCAGAGAGTTTCCAACTGTCGATTTGCCCACACCAAGCTTGAGGTCTAAAATCCTTAACCATATGAGGATGGATCGTTGCGAGAGCCTCCAATTACTCTCAGAGCTTCCACCATATATGCAAACCTTGAATGTACAATACTGCACATCATTAGAAGAAGTTTCCTTTGCAGATCAAACTTTATATCAGTTTGATTCGTTAGGTGATGATTTGTTTGGCATGCTATTCTGTAATTGCATCAACTTGAATCAAGAGTCAATTGATAACATTGAGGAAAATGCCATGCTCAAAATTGGATCCCTAGCTAAGAAATGGGCAGCGAGATATGATTGGAAATTCCAGCGAGAAGACTTACCAAGATTGATTTGTTGTTTCCCAGGTAACAAAATTTCAGCAGATAAGTTCAAGTGTCAGAGAATAAATTCTTCCTTAAGTTTGAAGATAGCCCCAAAAAGGGATAGTGGGAGCAGATTTTTGGTTTTTGCTATCTGCCTTGTGGCTGATCTCACTCACTGCCATCGCTTTAAATATCTTACTTGTATTTGTGAGTACCACCTTACAGCCGCCGGTGGTGGTGATTCTAAAAGCTACATAAGTAAGATATCTTTCTTCGATTGTTCTGAGCCAAATAAGTACAAGGGTGATCACGTATTTATTCTATCTAGCAACGACATGGTTGAAGAAGACAAGAATTATGAGGAGGCATCATTTAAGTTCTACATCATCAACAATGATGATGAAGTTAATGAAGAAGAAGACTATAACAAGGTGGAAAGATGTGGTGTTCATGTATTTTACGTGGATGCTATTGAAAAGAGAGTTGCTGGGAACAAAAGAAGCTTTAGCCATGATGGTGAAGAAGGGGATGGAGGACTTAAAAGATTGAAATAG
- the LOC108471794 gene encoding disease resistance protein RUN1-like isoform X2 encodes MASSSSSSRQMKHQVFLSFRGEDTRLDFTVHLLQALKDKGLNVIFDEEKLEKGEQLSQAIAASDLSILVLSKDYASSKSCLAELSDIMDRKRKPTDKHIVLPIFYQVDPSDVRNIGGTFKTSFEEHESKRPIEDVKRWKAAFAEIGASKGWHIGGKSDGFETEYIKDVVEYVLKKLKSNCRSVSEELVGIDDQKKKLLVLIEQAGIHVIGLWGMSGIGKTTLADAVYKEVSPKFECRLFLQNISEKIKNQGNESLRNELLSKLLNNTPSIGHPYQERLNNKKILLVFDDVSDPDQINFMGVKYFGPGSKIIVTSRDIQVLRNGGANHIHEVKKLNMNDSFQLFSTYAFQLLNVPVDFKYLSFKFVEYAQGNPLALKVLGLKLYTKSIKEWKSEVTKLKQCGEIKFSHIFKSSLDGLDKEEKDIFLDVACIFKGQHLNYVEKVLSNYYKGARCGISKLVDKCLLEVKYESISMHDMLEEMGKDIVMQESECLGKRSRLWNCKDVEEVIRYDKEPSTLSSFVALAVKVWLNFGMKMII; translated from the exons ATGGcgtcttcttcatcttcttctcgTCAAATGAAGCATCAAGTTTTCTTAAGCTTCAGAGGTGAAGACACGCGCCTTGACTTTACCGTTCATCTACTCCAAGCTTTGAAAGACAAGGGACTGAATGTCATCTTCGATGAAGAAAAACTAGAGAAAGGGGAGCAACTTTCACAAGCAATTGCAGCCTCAGATCTCTCAATCCTCGTTTTATCTAAAGACTATGCTTCTTCAAAATCATGCTTAGCTGAACTTTCTGACATCATGGATCGCAAGCGCAAGCCGACTGACAAACATATTGTTCTTCCCATCTTTTACCAGGTTGATCCTTCTGATGTGCGAAATATTGGTGGGACTTTTAAGACATCCTTCGAAGAGCATGAATCAAAGAGACCAATTGAAGACGTGAAGCGATGGAAAGCCGCCTTCGCTGAAATCGGAGCATCAAAAGGGTGGCATATAGGAGGCAAATCCGATGg atTTGAAACTGAGTACATTAAAGATGTCGTCGAATATGTTTTAAAAAAGTTGAAGAGCAATTGTAGAAGTGTCTCTGAAGAATTGGTGGGAATAGATGATCAAAAAAAGAAGCTTTTGGTGTTAATTGAGCAAGCGGGCATCCATGTAATAGGACTTTGGGGAATGAGTGGTATAGGCAAAACTACCCTTGCTGATGCTGTATATAAGGAAGTCTCTCCAAAGTTTGAATGTCGTTTGTTTCTTCAAAACATTAGTGAGAAAATAAAAAATCAGGGGAATGAATCTTTACGAAATGAACTTCTTTCCAAACTATTAAACAATACCCCTTCCATAGGACACCCTTACCAAGAGAGGctgaataataaaaaaatactaCTTGTCTTTGATGATGTTAGTGACCCAGACCAAATAAATTTCATGGGTGTTAAATATTTTGGTCCTGGAAGTAAAATCATTGTAACATCTAGAGATATACAAGTACTTAGGAATGGAGGAGCGAACCACATACATGAGGTAAAGAAGTTAAATATGAACGACTCTTTTCAACTTTTTTCTACATATGCATTTCAATTGTTGAATGTCCCAGTTGATTTCAAATATCTATCATTCAAGTTTGTAGAATATGCCCAAGGTAATCCACTTGCTCTTAAAGTTCTGGGTTTGAAATTATATACAAAGTCTATAAAAGAGTGGAAGAGCGAGGTGACTAAACTAAAGCAATGTGgagaaataaaattttcacatatttttaaGAGTAGCTTAGATGGGCTGGATAAGGAAGAGAAGGATATATTTCTTGACGTAGCATGCATCTTTAAAGGGCAACACTTGAATTATGTAGAAAAAGTTCTAAGTAATTATTATAAAGGTGCAAGATGTGGAATAAGTAAGTTGGTCGACAAGTGCCTACTTGAGGTCAAATATGAATCTATTTCTATGCATGATATGCTTGAAGAGATGGGTAAAGACATTGTTATGCAAGAATCTGAATGCCTTGGAAAGCGCAGTAGATTATGGAATTGTAAAGATGTGGAAGAAGTGATCAGATATGATAAA GAGCCATCAACCTTGAGCTCCTTCGTTGCATTGGCTGTGAAagtttggttgaactttggaatGAAGATGATCATATAG